The nucleotide window TGAATACTCATTGCCTGGAAACTATAGTTTGCAAGACAATGCGGTAATTGTAGATATCGGGGCCAATATTGGTGCTTTTGCCCTTTATGCAAGGCAGTGGAATAAATCGGCCGATATATTTTGTTTTGAACCGAATCCACTGGTGAGGTCTATGCTTGAAGCAAATACTAAAAATATAAATGGGATAACAAAAGAGTTTTGTGCTTTGGGTGATAGCGCGGGGGAACTCACGTTATTTCAGCATCCGTATAATACGGGGGCAACAACCACTTCTCGTAAAGTTGCTGGAGCAAATGAAGTAAATGTTGAGGTGAAAGAAGCTGGAAAAGCACTGAAAGAAAAGGGGATAAAAAAGATAGACGTTTTAAAAATTGACACCGAGGGTGCTGAAATACCTATTTTAAAGGGTATGAGTGAATTGTTAGCAGATACCAAAATAATAATGCTTGAGTATCATACAGAAGAGGATCGTCGTGCTATCGATGAGTTATTGGATGATTTTTGTATTTATGATGCTGATGTGCCTGGTTTATGTGGAGTAGGAACCGTAAAGTATATTAACAAACATTTGATTGGTGAGTAAATTACATTTACATATTGGTTCCTATAAAACGGGTACAACCTCTATTCAGAAAACATTTTTTGTCAATAAAGAAGCACTGAATGAGCAGGGATTTGTTTATCCGGGAAATACTCAAAATGACCATTTGTTATATTTTGCTACAAAGGCAAATCAGGAAAATTGGCCCCGACAATTCAAAAGTCTAAATGGTAAGAGGTTACAAGAAGCAATTGCTAAATATTTTTCTTCATTAGAAAATGGTTTTACTTCGAATTCTAAGCAGCAACTTATATCTACGGAATATTTATTTATTCATAATTCTACGTATATAGAAAATGTTATTTCCTTTCTAAGTGATTATTTTCAGGAAATAAAAGTCTATCTTTTTATCCGCTCTCCTGAAGAATACTATAGGTCTTTTCAACAGCAAAAAATTAAAGCAAGATCTTATCTAACTCCTCCCGATCTTTTTAAATACGAATTTAAAAAAGTTGCTAAGGCCTGGAATGAGGTTGCAGAATTGGAAGTGATCCCATATCAATCTGGGATTAATTCCTGTGAAATATTGTGTGAGGAAATCGGATTAAATTTTGAGAAGCTTTCAACACCTGATAAGAATAGTAATACGTCATTATCTATAGGGCAGATGTATTTATTGGAAAAGATTCAGCATCATTTTTATCAGGACTATGAAGATCGATTCAAAAACCAATTAGGTATAGTTTCACATATTGATGATTCTTTTACTCATAAGCCTCAAATTCAGGATTGGGTAAAAATAGTTGTTTACAATAATCATCGAGGTGATCTCGAATGGCTAAAAGAAGAGTACGGTATTGATTTTCTACAAGATTATCCGAGGACAGATGAGTTGTCAGATTTCACCACCTTTGAAAATGGCAAAGCCTCGGTAAGAGATATTTATAAAGTACCCAGCGAAGAAACCGTTGAAAAATATGAAGCGATGGTCATTGATACGCTGTTGAAGAAATTGGTGCAAAGTAATTAGCATATAAAGATCTTGTAGGTTAAAAAAGACAGGACGATGTTGTAATCTCTCCAAAGTGATTGACTAACGTATGAGCGAGCTTATACAAAGTAGATTACTGCTCCCCCTCGTAAGAATTCCTTTTAAAAAAGAAAAATATTTAAGTCGGCCTGAGGGGCACCGATAACCATACTGCAAGCAGGAAATCAACTTACTTATTACGAACAAAAACGGAGGAGCTTATGGCAAGTTTCGGAGATTTAAACAGAGTAAATACGAACATACAGTCCCTGGATTCGCAGTTGTCGCTGAACCAGGTGAACAAGCAGATGGCGGAAAACCAGATGAAGATGTCGACCGGTAAGCGGATTAACCGCGCCGAAGACGACTCGGCAGGTTTTTCTATTGCTACTAAACTACGCAGTCGTGTTGGCGGCCTGAACCAGGCGATGCAGAACGTGGGTGATGCCAAGTCCGTCTTGGATATTACTGAGTCCAGCTATGGAACGGTTATGGATAACCTGGTGGAAATGAAAGGGTTGGCCACGCAGGCGGCCAATGATACGCTGGGTGATGAAGAGCGTGGATTTATTGGCGACCAGTTGGAAGCGCTTGGCGAAGATATTAACAAGATTGCTGACCAAACAGTGTATCAAGATTATGAACTGTTGAATGGTGGTCATAATACTGCGCCTGGAACAGCTGCAAAGACGGGTAGTTTGGAGCTTGATTTCCAAGTGGGTGAGCGAAAAGAAGATGTGATTACTGCAACGATTAATGCTGTTAATGTAGGTGAGCTTTTTGCTCCCGGTGGTAGTACAGCAAACCTTGGTACGTCAAGTGGTGGTGGTACAGATTCCATTATTGCCGATGCAGCAACAACAAGTGGTGGTGGTTCCTTAACTTTTGATTCGACAGCAGGTTCTGCTGATTATCGTGAATTTATTGGAGCGGTAGATGGAGCAATTACTGAGATGTCAAATAATGTGAATGACATTGGTATTACTCAATCATCGCTGTCGGTACGAGAGCAGACGCTTTCTGAATCAATTAGTGCGAATGAATCTGCGAAGTCTCGTATTATGGATACTGACTTTGCCAAAGCACAGAGTGAGTCCGTGAGACTGCAGATTTTGCAGCAGACGGCAACTTCTTCGCTGGCGCAGGCCAACAACGGTCCGCAGTCAGTACTTGGATTTATCGGCGGATAATCGTAGCCGAGATATTCTGGCTCACAGCCAGGAATCAGATATTAAGCCATGCTACCAGTTGGGTAGTATGGCTTTTTTATTTGGGATATAGAATCATAGAAGACAGATAAAACGGATAGAATGGATGGCTGCGGGAAAGAATAATTGAAGAAATGCCCTCCTTATGGCAATGTTTGCATACAGGTATAATTTGTGATCCCCCAAGGGGGCTTGGTGTACTTTGCTAACCTGGTGGCTGGAAATCCTTCTTTCGACTACTGTCGGGACGGGATGATTTTAA belongs to Fodinibius sp. Rm-B-1B1-1 and includes:
- a CDS encoding flagellin; this encodes MASFGDLNRVNTNIQSLDSQLSLNQVNKQMAENQMKMSTGKRINRAEDDSAGFSIATKLRSRVGGLNQAMQNVGDAKSVLDITESSYGTVMDNLVEMKGLATQAANDTLGDEERGFIGDQLEALGEDINKIADQTVYQDYELLNGGHNTAPGTAAKTGSLELDFQVGERKEDVITATINAVNVGELFAPGGSTANLGTSSGGGTDSIIADAATTSGGGSLTFDSTAGSADYREFIGAVDGAITEMSNNVNDIGITQSSLSVREQTLSESISANESAKSRIMDTDFAKAQSESVRLQILQQTATSSLAQANNGPQSVLGFIGG